Proteins encoded within one genomic window of Lysinibacillus sphaericus:
- a CDS encoding CYTH domain-containing protein gives MAQQLEIEFKNILTKQQYEHLLEEFQIQKNAIHRQTNHYFDTPTNAIRNLQSGLRIRIINNYYECTLKEKTSNHTHLETTDELTAAQAEKMLAGQGFYAPEVAKRLASHNIALEQLAVFGSLTTDRVEIPYKEGLLVFDHSFYLQCDDYEVEYESKDEIKGKAIFDEFLQQYDIKKQIAEKKIARFMKALQSTKQQ, from the coding sequence ATGGCACAACAACTTGAAATTGAGTTTAAAAATATTTTAACTAAACAACAATATGAGCATTTGCTAGAAGAATTCCAAATCCAAAAAAATGCTATTCATCGTCAAACAAATCATTATTTCGACACACCTACTAATGCTATTCGGAATTTGCAAAGTGGGTTACGTATCCGCATTATTAATAATTATTATGAATGTACATTAAAAGAGAAAACTTCAAATCATACACATTTAGAAACAACCGATGAATTGACCGCTGCACAAGCAGAAAAAATGCTTGCAGGCCAAGGTTTTTATGCACCAGAAGTCGCAAAAAGACTAGCGTCACACAACATTGCATTAGAACAATTAGCCGTGTTTGGTTCCCTTACAACGGACCGTGTCGAAATTCCTTATAAAGAGGGACTTCTTGTATTTGATCATTCTTTCTATTTGCAGTGTGACGATTATGAGGTAGAATATGAATCAAAAGATGAAATAAAAGGAAAAGCAATCTTCGACGAATTTCTACAGCAATACGATATAAAAAAACAAATTGCTGAAAAAAAAATTGCACGCTTTATGAAAGCTTTACAATCAACTAAACAACAATAA
- a CDS encoding lytic transglycosylase domain-containing protein, with protein MDIQSLRTMLEIQALQTLGSTGNTSPNSFTNSNSIFSDMIEEMLGDATTTNNAKLSSLLGMSSSGSANFMDQLSSLTGMTGGNTNSSLQSLLYNGTNSVYIPASLQATLSNMQASTKLDSYVSDDVIGSTAYANSLAGANQYVAIIDKAAATYNVPAKLIAAVIKQESNFNTFAVSHAGAQGLMQLMPKTAQYLGVTNSFDPEQNIMAGAKYLRQMLDKFDNDPTLALAAYNAGASRVTKYNGIPPFKETQNYVKKVMNYYTV; from the coding sequence TTGGATATCCAATCTTTGAGAACAATGCTTGAAATCCAAGCACTACAAACATTAGGTTCTACGGGAAATACTTCACCAAATTCTTTCACAAACAGCAATTCTATCTTTTCTGATATGATTGAAGAAATGTTAGGCGATGCGACAACAACGAACAACGCAAAATTATCTAGCCTCCTTGGCATGAGTTCTTCGGGCTCCGCCAACTTTATGGACCAGCTTAGTAGCTTAACAGGTATGACTGGTGGAAATACAAATAGTTCGCTCCAATCATTGCTCTATAATGGAACGAATTCTGTGTATATTCCCGCCTCTCTCCAAGCGACATTATCAAACATGCAAGCCAGCACTAAGCTAGATTCCTATGTATCAGACGATGTGATTGGCTCGACTGCCTATGCCAATTCACTTGCTGGAGCTAACCAATATGTCGCAATTATCGATAAGGCTGCGGCTACTTATAATGTACCAGCTAAGCTTATTGCTGCCGTTATCAAGCAAGAGTCCAACTTTAACACATTCGCTGTCAGTCATGCAGGCGCTCAAGGCTTAATGCAATTAATGCCTAAGACAGCTCAATATTTAGGTGTAACGAATTCATTTGATCCCGAGCAAAATATTATGGCTGGAGCCAAATATTTACGCCAAATGCTTGATAAATTTGATAATGATCCAACACTGGCTTTGGCCGCTTATAACGCTGGAGCTTCTCGCGTAACAAAATATAATGGCATTCCACCATTTAAAGAAACGCAGAATTATGTCAAAAAAGTGATGAATTATTACACTGTTTAA
- a CDS encoding globin domain-containing protein — MSRKYTVPYEELGAEKLSELIHAFYKRVAQHPDLMPIFPKDLTETARKQIQFQTQYLGGPNLFTEEHGHPMMRARHMNFPITPDRAQAWLECMAEAMDEVGLEGKFRETYYQRLVLTAHHMINTPNDDEGELLRE; from the coding sequence ATGAGTCGAAAATACACTGTTCCTTATGAGGAGCTTGGAGCTGAAAAACTTTCTGAACTCATACATGCGTTCTATAAAAGAGTTGCACAGCATCCTGATCTTATGCCAATCTTTCCTAAAGATTTGACAGAGACAGCCCGCAAGCAAATTCAATTTCAAACACAATATTTAGGGGGTCCAAATCTTTTTACAGAAGAGCATGGACATCCAATGATGCGTGCGCGTCATATGAATTTTCCAATCACACCTGATCGTGCCCAGGCTTGGCTAGAGTGTATGGCTGAAGCGATGGATGAGGTTGGTTTGGAAGGGAAGTTCCGTGAAACCTACTACCAACGTTTAGTTTTAACAGCTCATCACATGATTAATACACCTAATGACGATGAGGGGGAATTATTACGTGAATAA
- a CDS encoding DsbA family protein gives MNNIQMLQEPTPTISTANKPIELYIFVDPLCPEAFSMQSIIRKLQLEYNHYFSWRFVLSTELSSLNCLSKRMKGCESGIELDINHPVLPSIAIKAAELQGKRSGARYLSKLQEYVLLNYQDVNSYATLLKIAEEVQLDMNEFTVDFGSKEAARAFQCDLYIKREMEVDEVPSIVFFNECIEDEGLKVSGSYDYEVYEHILQEMMNEQLIRQPLPTIEELFLKYHTLSTNDIAFIYSLTEQAAERELKKRMLQQKIERIQTDHATLWRIK, from the coding sequence GTGAATAATATTCAAATGTTGCAAGAACCAACACCGACGATTTCTACTGCCAATAAGCCAATTGAATTGTATATTTTCGTAGATCCACTTTGTCCTGAAGCTTTTAGTATGCAATCCATCATTCGTAAACTACAACTAGAGTATAATCATTATTTTTCATGGCGCTTTGTGTTAAGCACAGAGCTCTCTTCACTTAATTGTTTGAGTAAGCGCATGAAGGGCTGTGAATCAGGGATTGAACTGGATATTAATCACCCTGTGTTACCCTCCATTGCCATAAAGGCGGCAGAATTACAGGGTAAACGTTCAGGCGCTCGTTATTTGTCAAAATTACAAGAATATGTTTTGCTGAATTATCAGGATGTTAATTCCTATGCAACGCTGTTAAAAATTGCAGAGGAAGTACAGTTAGATATGAATGAATTCACTGTCGATTTCGGTTCAAAAGAAGCCGCACGTGCATTCCAATGCGACCTTTATATAAAAAGAGAAATGGAAGTTGATGAAGTACCTAGTATTGTATTTTTCAATGAGTGCATTGAGGATGAAGGGCTAAAAGTGAGCGGTAGCTATGACTATGAAGTTTATGAACATATTTTACAAGAAATGATGAATGAACAGTTAATTCGCCAACCGTTACCCACTATTGAAGAATTATTTTTAAAGTACCATACACTTTCTACAAATGACATAGCATTTATTTATTCCTTAACAGAACAAGCAGCAGAACGTGAGTTAAAAAAACGTATGCTTCAACAAAAGATTGAACGTATTCAAACAGATCACGCTACACTGTGGCGTATTAAATAA
- the pepF gene encoding oligoendopeptidase F, with amino-acid sequence MASNSNRVLMRNEIPVELTWRLEDIFATDTLWEEEFKKVAELSKEASSYAGTLKNGADALLAVLTYYDKIYQRTMRLYTYAHMRYDQDTTNSFYQDMNSRIQTLATNISAALSFLTPEILSLSEETIESYLADNQDLQLYKQSLKEISMTRPHVLPAEQEALLAQMAEVTGTASNTFSMLNNADLVFPTVKNEDGEEVQLTHGNYIKFLESKNRSVREAAFKAMYETYGHFKNTFAATLTGNVKKHNVSARVRHYESARHAALSNNFIPESVYDQLVETIHKHLPTMQRYIALRKKLLGVDELHMWDLFTPLVQEVDMKVPYEEAKDILVKALAPLGKEYQDIVQSGFDNRWVDVKENKGKRSGAYSSGAYGTNPYILMNWQDNVDNLFTLAHEFGHSVHSYYTRNNQPFVYGDYSIFVAEVASTCNEELLNDYLLKTIEDPQQKIYLLNHWLDGFRSTVFRQTMFAEFEHLIHQMDKNGESLTAERLTEVYYNLNKQYFGEDMVVDEEIGLEWARIPHFYYNYYVYQYATGKSAATALSKQILEEGAPAVERYINNFLKAGCSDFPIEVLKAAGVDMNVAKPIDDACKVFEQRLNELEKLLLNN; translated from the coding sequence ATGGCTAGTAACAGTAATCGAGTTTTAATGAGAAATGAAATACCGGTAGAGTTAACTTGGCGATTGGAAGATATTTTTGCAACGGATACACTATGGGAAGAGGAATTTAAAAAAGTCGCAGAACTTTCGAAAGAAGCATCTAGCTATGCAGGTACTTTAAAAAATGGTGCAGATGCCTTATTAGCTGTACTAACTTATTACGATAAAATTTATCAACGTACAATGAGACTCTATACGTATGCGCATATGCGATATGATCAAGATACAACGAATAGCTTTTATCAAGATATGAATAGTCGAATTCAAACGTTAGCGACAAATATTTCAGCAGCACTTTCATTTTTAACACCTGAAATTTTATCACTAAGTGAAGAAACAATTGAATCCTATTTAGCTGATAATCAGGATTTACAATTATATAAGCAATCACTAAAAGAAATTTCAATGACCCGTCCACATGTTCTACCAGCAGAACAAGAAGCATTACTTGCACAAATGGCAGAGGTGACAGGCACTGCTTCGAATACATTTAGTATGTTAAATAATGCGGACTTAGTTTTCCCTACAGTTAAAAACGAGGATGGGGAAGAAGTTCAACTAACACATGGTAATTACATTAAGTTTTTAGAAAGTAAAAATCGATCTGTACGTGAAGCAGCATTTAAAGCGATGTATGAAACGTATGGTCATTTTAAAAACACATTCGCTGCTACATTGACAGGTAATGTAAAAAAACATAATGTGAGTGCACGAGTGCGTCATTATGAATCGGCACGACATGCGGCATTGTCTAATAACTTTATCCCAGAAAGTGTCTACGATCAGCTAGTAGAGACTATTCATAAACATCTACCAACTATGCAACGTTATATTGCATTACGTAAAAAGTTATTAGGTGTAGATGAGTTGCATATGTGGGATTTATTTACACCACTAGTGCAAGAAGTAGATATGAAAGTTCCTTATGAGGAAGCTAAAGACATTTTAGTGAAAGCGTTAGCCCCACTCGGAAAAGAATATCAAGACATTGTCCAAAGTGGTTTCGATAATCGTTGGGTTGATGTTAAGGAAAATAAAGGTAAACGTAGTGGCGCGTATTCATCAGGTGCTTACGGTACGAATCCTTATATTTTAATGAACTGGCAAGACAATGTGGATAACTTATTTACATTGGCGCATGAGTTTGGGCATAGTGTCCATAGTTATTATACTCGTAATAATCAGCCTTTTGTTTATGGAGATTATTCCATTTTCGTGGCCGAAGTGGCGTCTACATGCAATGAGGAATTATTGAATGATTATCTGTTGAAAACAATAGAAGATCCGCAGCAAAAAATATATTTATTAAACCATTGGCTAGACGGTTTCCGTAGCACAGTATTCCGTCAAACAATGTTTGCAGAATTTGAACATTTAATTCATCAGATGGATAAAAACGGAGAATCGTTAACAGCGGAACGTTTAACGGAAGTGTATTATAACTTGAATAAGCAATATTTCGGTGAGGATATGGTAGTTGATGAGGAAATTGGTCTGGAATGGGCTCGCATTCCGCATTTCTATTACAATTACTACGTCTATCAATACGCTACTGGTAAATCCGCAGCTACGGCATTAAGTAAGCAAATATTAGAGGAGGGTGCTCCTGCTGTAGAACGTTATATTAATAACTTCTTGAAAGCTGGATGCTCAGATTTCCCGATTGAAGTGCTTAAGGCTGCAGGTGTTGATATGAATGTAGCTAAACCAATTGATGATGCTTGTAAAGTATTTGAACAACGCTTAAATGAATTGGAGAAATTATTGTTGAATAATTAA
- a CDS encoding competence protein CoiA, with amino-acid sequence MLIAYTDKQQLFISYQHSRQALRQFRQQLQFFCPQCQQPVQLKIGKLNIPHFAHITNNCHHRFAEGESELHLQGKIQLFEWLQARGHRVKLEPFLRTLSQRPDLLLQGEHQQIAIEYQCSAITKENWQRRTAGYEKHNIQALWLFQTPQKKYTTNAIQKIRISPIHQNAIAYSFNNVPYLVTYDARAAKFNYWTNLLYVHGHTFIAKVLSIPLSKQQFPFYEPKPITHESFTIYKEIYIRLCQRYVMQKLLRSRQGVQDRFLRSCYEQNFSLNALPHYIGIPVKNARAIPMFSIEWQAILLNYCRELQLLPYELRQEDIRLFLKILNVEPTEMGVQAVENYGNLLGHRFYQMDCASAIWKRVYTYMYNQPFV; translated from the coding sequence ATGCTTATTGCCTATACAGACAAACAGCAATTATTTATTTCCTATCAACATTCAAGACAAGCTTTACGACAATTTCGCCAGCAATTACAATTTTTTTGTCCACAGTGTCAACAGCCTGTACAATTAAAAATTGGTAAGCTGAATATCCCGCATTTTGCACATATTACTAACAATTGTCATCATCGATTTGCGGAAGGGGAATCAGAGCTCCATTTACAAGGGAAAATTCAATTATTTGAATGGTTGCAGGCACGTGGGCATAGAGTAAAGCTGGAGCCATTTTTAAGGACACTATCGCAAAGGCCCGATTTACTACTGCAAGGTGAGCATCAGCAGATTGCCATTGAATATCAATGTAGTGCGATAACAAAAGAAAACTGGCAACGACGTACAGCAGGTTATGAAAAGCATAACATTCAAGCATTATGGCTTTTTCAAACACCACAGAAAAAATATACTACAAATGCAATTCAAAAAATTAGAATTTCCCCTATCCATCAAAATGCAATTGCTTATTCATTCAACAATGTGCCGTATTTAGTTACATATGATGCGAGAGCAGCAAAATTTAATTATTGGACGAATCTACTTTATGTTCACGGGCATACTTTTATAGCGAAAGTACTCTCGATTCCACTCAGCAAACAGCAATTCCCATTCTATGAGCCTAAGCCGATTACACATGAATCATTTACTATATACAAGGAGATATATATAAGATTGTGTCAACGGTATGTAATGCAAAAATTATTGCGAAGTCGACAGGGAGTTCAAGATCGTTTTCTACGGAGTTGCTATGAACAAAATTTTTCGTTGAATGCACTGCCTCATTACATTGGTATACCTGTTAAAAATGCAAGGGCTATTCCGATGTTCTCAATTGAATGGCAAGCAATTTTATTAAATTATTGCAGGGAATTACAATTGCTACCGTATGAGTTAAGGCAAGAAGATATTCGACTGTTTCTAAAGATTCTTAATGTGGAGCCAACTGAAATGGGCGTGCAAGCTGTTGAAAACTATGGAAACTTGTTAGGCCATCGTTTTTATCAAATGGATTGCGCTAGTGCGATATGGAAGCGAGTATATACCTATATGTATAATCAACCGTTTGTTTAA